A region from the uncultured Holophaga sp. genome encodes:
- a CDS encoding LysR family transcriptional regulator codes for MDISQLETFLTVCDERNLSRAAVRLFLTQPAVTRQIQALEGALGCTLLIRTPRGVALTPQGEELRSRASRIMEELRSLREIGHASDGLSGELNVACSDTVACHFLAPILGQYARENPKVRIRIENTVTPGIVNLVERDTCELGFVLLPVKNPRLEIHPVLNYHHVAVFAPGSEPADETISLSALCAMPLVLLTRDTATRRAFDEMVASRGLSTRRILEVGNVSAQKALVRVGLGAGILPDYAVEPRDELLTRPIKGARTKTLAICHHRGRPLSPPVAKLVDMLRD; via the coding sequence GTGGACATCAGCCAGCTCGAGACCTTCCTCACCGTCTGCGACGAGCGCAACCTCAGCCGGGCCGCCGTGCGGCTCTTCCTGACCCAGCCAGCCGTGACCCGCCAGATTCAGGCCCTGGAGGGCGCCCTGGGCTGTACCCTGCTCATCCGGACCCCCCGGGGCGTGGCCCTCACCCCGCAAGGGGAGGAGCTCCGCAGCCGGGCCTCACGCATCATGGAGGAGCTGAGGAGCCTGCGGGAAATCGGACACGCCAGCGACGGCCTCAGCGGTGAGCTCAACGTGGCCTGCTCCGACACCGTGGCCTGCCACTTCCTGGCCCCCATCCTGGGCCAGTACGCCCGGGAGAACCCCAAGGTCCGCATCCGCATCGAGAACACCGTGACCCCGGGCATCGTGAACCTCGTGGAGCGGGACACCTGCGAACTGGGCTTCGTGCTCCTCCCCGTCAAGAATCCCCGCCTGGAGATCCACCCGGTCCTCAACTACCACCATGTGGCGGTCTTCGCCCCCGGCAGTGAACCCGCCGATGAGACCATCTCCCTGAGCGCCCTCTGCGCCATGCCCCTGGTGCTTCTGACCCGGGACACCGCCACCCGGCGGGCCTTCGACGAGATGGTGGCCTCCAGGGGCCTCAGCACCCGACGCATCCTGGAGGTGGGGAACGTCTCCGCCCAGAAGGCCCTGGTGCGGGTGGGTCTGGGGGCCGGGATCCTGCCGGACTATGCCGTGGAGCCCCGGGACGAGTTGCTCACCCGCCCCATCAAGGGGGCCCGCACCAAGACCCTGGCCATCTGCCACCACCGGGGCAGACCCCTGAGCCCGCCCGTAGCCAAGCTGGTGGACATGCTCCGGGATTGA
- a CDS encoding type VI secretion system Vgr family protein: MDLSLSALPDLSSLFDLFFRQASRLIRLHLPSDSGFTAGMLLPHRLRGREGVNEDFRFELELMADSAHHPLESLQGLPIMVTVLTASGRQREFCGVVTEVRSEGSDGGAAYYRLILEPATVALRHTRCSRLLFGQSDLDAVLLLLNEELQANPVIAQCFHIENRCRSSYPVREMISLVNESKWDAIRRLLARSGISYTYISSDKSSPASPQHTLVLFDDPAQLESCACGAVPFHRVAGFETRDAVSSWHARRTLQPGRVSRRTWTGNTWSLRSPEEPGVQGQGSYGQSLASTLEDYRYEGGQEHTQDEDLATQAAGVASRAREQRALSYLGGGSVRDFQAGQRFTLTGHPLHPAQDFVLLSVELEARNNLPLGLQELLKLVSEEGPVYRNTFTCIPASSPVVPEALLAPDPGLLTGTVVGPERSEIHTEEGGRIKVQLHFARPQDHDGAGASGTEADSVWLRVLQFGSSRGVGSHFIPRVGDEVLVGPLNQDPDHLVVMGILPGGIRQPGRFSEVSSLPADCAVSGYRSQEHGGHRGNQLLFDDTPRELRTQLASDHARSELSLGWITTPRQGGQASPRGQGFELRSEAYGALRAPRGLLLSTEGGTHVLDLQGLLGQLGSAQSLAESLDQVATNHQMHPLGTLEAGKAAQEALGQQADKGVPAFSEPLLALSSPAGILSGTPESQVHSAGKDLRLESGQDSAWVVGRRLTMAVREAWGVFVEKAGLKLTAGKGNVELSAHEGQMSLAAEQEVKILSTDKGVELLGKEYIRLCAGGVEVLLKGGKLTLTLPGKLEVKSAGMALVSAEKPPLDLPRFPRSAMAERSFKFNLHLADAPGPQGHPLAHTPWKIAWGPEPVGLGWVEEKHLVAAGETDADGRIILVGDLESRVSKAYCADPDRTWLVFPGHVVKLAVAQEQPTWTEEDRLLHALSAADFSPEIPTSACAAGVSENLAHAHARMGTRTEGDLLAKLKEGGD, encoded by the coding sequence ATGGATCTCTCCCTCAGTGCCCTGCCCGACCTCTCCAGCCTCTTCGATCTTTTCTTCCGTCAGGCCTCCCGCCTCATCCGGCTCCACCTGCCTTCCGACAGCGGCTTCACCGCGGGCATGCTCCTCCCCCACCGCCTCCGGGGCCGCGAGGGGGTCAACGAGGACTTCCGCTTCGAGCTCGAGCTCATGGCCGACAGCGCCCACCACCCCCTGGAGAGCCTCCAGGGCCTTCCCATCATGGTCACGGTCCTCACTGCCTCGGGGCGCCAGCGCGAGTTCTGCGGTGTGGTCACCGAGGTCCGCAGCGAGGGCTCCGACGGCGGAGCCGCTTACTATCGACTCATCCTCGAACCCGCCACCGTCGCCCTCCGCCACACCCGCTGCTCCCGCCTCCTCTTCGGCCAGAGCGACCTGGACGCCGTCCTGCTCCTCCTCAACGAGGAACTCCAGGCCAACCCCGTCATCGCCCAGTGCTTCCACATCGAGAACCGCTGCCGCAGCAGCTACCCGGTGCGGGAGATGATCAGCCTGGTCAACGAGTCCAAGTGGGACGCCATCCGGCGCCTCCTGGCCCGCTCGGGCATCTCCTACACCTATATCTCCTCGGATAAGAGCAGCCCCGCCTCCCCCCAGCACACCCTGGTCCTCTTCGATGACCCCGCCCAGCTGGAGAGCTGCGCGTGCGGGGCCGTGCCCTTCCACCGCGTGGCGGGCTTCGAAACCCGGGACGCCGTCTCGAGCTGGCACGCCCGGCGCACCCTCCAGCCCGGGCGCGTCAGCCGCCGCACCTGGACCGGCAACACCTGGAGCCTCCGGAGTCCCGAGGAGCCCGGGGTCCAGGGTCAGGGCAGCTATGGCCAGAGCCTGGCCTCCACCCTGGAGGACTACCGCTACGAGGGGGGCCAGGAGCACACCCAGGACGAGGATCTCGCCACCCAGGCCGCCGGGGTGGCCTCCAGGGCCAGGGAGCAGCGGGCCCTCAGCTACCTGGGGGGCGGCAGCGTCCGGGACTTCCAGGCGGGCCAGCGCTTCACCCTCACGGGGCACCCCCTCCACCCCGCCCAGGACTTCGTCCTCCTCTCGGTGGAGCTGGAGGCCCGCAACAACCTGCCCCTGGGCCTCCAGGAGCTGCTGAAGCTGGTTTCGGAAGAAGGCCCCGTCTACCGCAACACCTTCACCTGCATCCCCGCCAGCAGCCCCGTGGTCCCCGAGGCGTTGCTCGCCCCCGATCCAGGACTCCTGACTGGCACCGTGGTGGGCCCCGAGCGCAGTGAGATCCACACCGAGGAGGGGGGCCGCATCAAGGTCCAGCTCCACTTCGCCCGGCCCCAGGACCACGACGGGGCCGGGGCCTCGGGCACCGAGGCCGACAGCGTCTGGCTGCGGGTGCTGCAGTTCGGCTCCTCCCGGGGTGTGGGCAGCCACTTCATCCCCCGGGTGGGGGACGAGGTCCTCGTGGGCCCCCTGAACCAGGACCCGGATCACCTGGTGGTGATGGGCATCCTGCCCGGGGGGATCCGCCAGCCTGGGCGCTTCAGCGAGGTCTCCAGCCTGCCTGCGGACTGCGCGGTTTCGGGCTACCGCTCCCAGGAACACGGGGGCCATCGCGGCAACCAGCTCCTCTTTGACGACACGCCCAGGGAGCTGCGCACCCAGCTGGCCAGTGACCACGCCAGGAGCGAGCTGAGCCTGGGCTGGATCACCACCCCCCGACAGGGCGGCCAGGCCAGTCCCCGGGGCCAGGGCTTCGAGCTGCGCAGCGAGGCCTACGGCGCCCTGCGGGCCCCCAGGGGCCTGCTGCTGAGCACCGAAGGGGGCACCCATGTCCTGGATCTCCAGGGCCTCCTAGGCCAGCTGGGCAGCGCCCAGTCCCTGGCGGAGTCTCTGGACCAGGTGGCCACCAATCACCAGATGCACCCCCTGGGGACCCTGGAGGCAGGCAAGGCCGCCCAGGAGGCCCTGGGACAGCAGGCCGACAAGGGCGTTCCCGCCTTCAGCGAGCCCCTGCTGGCCCTGAGCAGCCCCGCAGGGATCCTCAGCGGCACCCCCGAGAGTCAGGTCCACAGCGCCGGGAAGGACCTCCGCCTGGAGAGCGGGCAGGACAGCGCCTGGGTGGTGGGGCGGCGCCTCACCATGGCCGTGCGCGAGGCCTGGGGCGTATTCGTAGAGAAGGCGGGCCTCAAGCTCACCGCAGGCAAGGGCAACGTGGAGCTGAGCGCCCACGAAGGCCAGATGAGCCTGGCGGCGGAGCAGGAGGTCAAGATCCTGAGCACCGACAAGGGCGTGGAGCTCCTGGGGAAGGAATACATCCGGCTCTGTGCTGGTGGCGTAGAAGTCCTCCTAAAGGGCGGCAAGCTCACCCTCACCCTGCCGGGCAAGCTGGAGGTGAAGTCGGCGGGGATGGCGCTGGTGAGTGCCGAAAAGCCTCCGTTGGACCTTCCCCGGTTCCCCCGGTCAGCCATGGCAGAGCGGTCCTTCAAGTTCAACCTGCACCTTGCAGATGCTCCTGGCCCACAAGGTCATCCCCTTGCCCACACCCCATGGAAGATCGCCTGGGGACCGGAGCCTGTGGGCTTGGGTTGGGTGGAGGAGAAGCACTTGGTAGCGGCAGGCGAGACCGATGCTGATGGCCGCATCATTCTGGTCGGGGACCTGGAAAGCCGGGTCTCCAAAGCCTACTGCGCGGATCCTGACAGGACCTGGCTGGTCTTCCCCGGTCATGTGGTCAAGCTCGCCGTTGCCCAGGAGCAGCCAACCTGGACTGAGGAGGACAGACTTCTCCACGCCCTGAGCGCGGCGGACTTCAGTCCGGAGATCCCGACAAGTGCCTGTGCAGCAGGGGTCAGTGAAAACCTCGCCCATGCCCACGCCCGGATGGGCACCCGGACCGAAGGGGACCTCCTGGCCAAGTTGAAGGAAGGTGGGGATTAA
- a CDS encoding phospholipase D-like domain-containing protein: MANQGEITQIVDSNGNPLGKASKNPGWGIIDGTPPFKGNELPWASGWKPRAAMPQWGPSFSPMRDGNQVEFFVTGVSYFDHLYQKIATAEKSIFITGWQINFDLMLSHDKTLFQCLLQRLEANRNLRIYVLPWMSPKVGVDTCDFETTLAFLHLNAGSQGHQRVFVLPAIQQSGMTGPLGTAFSHHQKSVVIDNQYAYAGGIDLAYGRKDDGRFSVQAEWRVNRELYNSCIPPIHSVTHQERINHLTRGELLAACSDNWATSGAAWLASAPFPWLAKALDKSGDFVDIARDDYAVLKNKWDNVDLVPAFLHRLQDKVVDESAQEIRLAWSQMPEAMREQVHALIQAGCANSCDAGAAVVAWLNGATLEELPFGYFEKAGGMIEALSLLIVKVLGGAAAKRKSLYGNLAKLPHMAPKGDAVVDPASQPRMPWHDVHCCIQGPSVHDLSMNFIQRWNSIARLYNAGFWEGAGALSREISRKLHLDVSLNVKVQDIPADLLPRETFVQGGVSIQVLRSAPPALLTDIVRAKGSPKSAGVSKGAGKQLKQDNCLKAMLQAIRSSQHFIYIENQFFQSDYGKDITSTEHYSGPLGALLDIQRNPSYQKYARMLDIQGVPVDRILGRIRWSQVDDVLRDKPGGELFWRDLQDVLKNHAAVQATTVLGHGQRHVNNPIAQALVWRIRKAIVEDQRDFHVYLVVPVHPEGTLNTLNIMKQVHLTMQSISLGHDSLVNGVRRAILEKRRLKEKGLKPTDAGAEQVRHELATMALDELAREAGSSWKDHLTLLNLRNWATIGGRPVTEQVYVHSKTFIADDRVAIVGSANINDRSELGDRDSELAVLIHDSREVQVMLDGRHPAKVSACVHELRANLWKKLFGLMGSDKPATGLAGLIDKPAAPATWKAIQAVASQNAQAYERAFWYIPRSITHPKIQAPTGLVKEPPCSIWPTWQYNDLGKQASGGRLLYRMPFEAAFWRKVEVRDEANSWQPSAQARNYGRAPEEAPQGIQGFIIELPIHWTKGEDNDSGQNLTILALHQEAAPREGIQAEGPMLAQTPSTPKETPA, encoded by the coding sequence ATGGCGAATCAGGGCGAAATCACCCAGATCGTGGACAGCAACGGGAACCCCCTGGGCAAAGCCTCCAAGAATCCGGGATGGGGCATCATCGATGGAACGCCCCCCTTCAAGGGCAACGAGCTCCCCTGGGCTTCAGGTTGGAAGCCCCGGGCGGCGATGCCCCAGTGGGGACCCAGCTTCTCGCCCATGCGGGATGGCAACCAGGTCGAGTTCTTCGTGACGGGGGTGTCCTACTTCGATCACCTGTATCAGAAGATCGCAACGGCTGAAAAAAGCATCTTCATCACCGGGTGGCAGATCAACTTCGATCTCATGCTGAGTCACGACAAGACGCTCTTCCAGTGCCTGCTGCAGCGACTGGAGGCCAACCGGAATCTGCGGATCTACGTCCTGCCCTGGATGTCCCCCAAGGTCGGGGTGGACACCTGTGACTTCGAGACCACCCTGGCCTTTCTGCACCTGAACGCCGGTTCCCAGGGCCACCAGCGGGTCTTTGTCCTTCCGGCGATCCAGCAGTCCGGCATGACCGGTCCCCTGGGCACCGCCTTCTCCCACCACCAGAAGTCTGTCGTCATCGACAATCAATACGCCTATGCGGGCGGAATCGATCTGGCCTATGGCCGGAAGGACGACGGGCGTTTCTCGGTGCAGGCGGAGTGGCGGGTGAACCGCGAGTTATACAATTCCTGCATCCCCCCTATCCACAGCGTGACGCACCAGGAGCGGATCAACCACCTGACCCGGGGTGAGTTGTTGGCTGCGTGCTCAGACAATTGGGCCACCAGCGGAGCTGCATGGCTTGCGTCAGCGCCCTTTCCCTGGTTGGCGAAGGCGCTCGACAAATCGGGTGACTTCGTTGACATCGCCCGCGACGACTACGCGGTATTGAAGAACAAGTGGGACAACGTGGATCTGGTACCGGCTTTCCTGCACCGCCTTCAGGACAAGGTCGTCGATGAGTCTGCCCAGGAAATCCGGCTGGCTTGGAGTCAGATGCCCGAGGCCATGCGGGAACAGGTCCACGCCCTGATCCAGGCGGGATGCGCCAACAGTTGCGACGCCGGAGCCGCCGTGGTCGCTTGGCTGAATGGTGCAACCCTTGAGGAACTGCCCTTCGGATACTTCGAGAAGGCCGGAGGCATGATCGAGGCCCTCTCCCTCCTGATTGTGAAGGTACTCGGAGGGGCGGCAGCCAAGCGCAAATCCCTGTACGGGAACCTCGCCAAACTGCCCCACATGGCCCCCAAGGGGGATGCGGTGGTCGATCCTGCCAGCCAGCCCAGAATGCCCTGGCACGATGTGCACTGCTGCATTCAGGGACCCTCGGTGCACGACCTGAGCATGAACTTCATCCAGCGTTGGAACAGCATCGCCCGACTCTACAATGCAGGGTTCTGGGAGGGAGCGGGGGCCCTGAGCCGGGAGATCTCCAGGAAACTGCATCTGGATGTCAGCCTCAACGTCAAGGTCCAGGATATCCCGGCGGATCTGCTGCCCCGGGAAACCTTTGTCCAGGGCGGGGTCTCCATCCAGGTGCTTCGGAGCGCTCCCCCAGCGCTCCTGACAGATATTGTCAGAGCCAAGGGCTCTCCGAAGTCCGCAGGCGTGAGCAAGGGGGCAGGCAAGCAGCTCAAGCAGGACAACTGCCTGAAGGCCATGCTCCAGGCAATCCGCAGCTCCCAGCACTTCATCTACATCGAAAACCAGTTTTTCCAGTCGGACTACGGCAAGGACATCACAAGCACGGAGCATTATTCCGGCCCCCTGGGGGCACTGCTGGACATACAGCGGAATCCCTCCTACCAGAAATACGCCAGGATGCTGGACATCCAGGGGGTGCCGGTCGATCGGATCCTGGGAAGGATCCGCTGGTCCCAGGTGGACGACGTTCTGCGGGACAAGCCCGGCGGCGAACTCTTCTGGAGGGATTTGCAGGATGTGCTGAAGAACCACGCCGCCGTGCAGGCCACTACCGTTCTCGGCCATGGCCAGAGGCATGTGAACAACCCCATCGCCCAGGCGCTGGTCTGGCGCATCCGCAAGGCCATCGTGGAGGACCAAAGGGATTTCCATGTCTATCTGGTGGTTCCGGTCCATCCCGAGGGGACTCTCAACACCCTCAACATCATGAAACAGGTCCATCTCACCATGCAGTCCATCTCCCTGGGGCACGACAGCCTGGTCAATGGGGTCCGTCGGGCCATCCTGGAGAAGAGAAGACTCAAGGAGAAGGGCTTGAAGCCGACGGATGCTGGGGCGGAGCAGGTGCGGCATGAGCTGGCGACCATGGCCTTGGACGAGCTTGCGAGGGAAGCTGGAAGCTCCTGGAAAGACCATCTGACCCTGCTCAATCTGAGGAATTGGGCCACGATTGGCGGACGTCCGGTGACCGAGCAGGTCTATGTCCACTCCAAGACCTTCATCGCGGATGATCGGGTAGCCATTGTGGGCAGTGCCAACATCAACGACCGCAGCGAGCTGGGGGACCGGGATTCCGAGCTGGCGGTGCTGATCCACGACTCCCGGGAGGTCCAGGTGATGCTGGATGGCCGCCACCCCGCCAAGGTCAGCGCCTGCGTCCATGAGCTGCGGGCGAACCTGTGGAAGAAGCTCTTCGGCCTGATGGGCAGCGACAAGCCCGCGACTGGCCTGGCGGGCCTCATCGACAAACCGGCGGCGCCCGCCACCTGGAAGGCCATCCAGGCTGTGGCGAGCCAGAATGCCCAAGCCTACGAAAGAGCTTTCTGGTACATCCCGCGGAGCATCACCCACCCCAAGATCCAGGCCCCGACAGGCCTCGTCAAAGAACCCCCGTGTTCAATCTGGCCCACATGGCAATACAACGACTTGGGGAAGCAGGCATCCGGTGGAAGGCTTCTCTACCGGATGCCTTTTGAAGCGGCCTTTTGGCGCAAGGTGGAGGTGCGAGACGAGGCCAATTCCTGGCAGCCCAGCGCTCAGGCCAGGAACTATGGTCGGGCTCCGGAAGAGGCTCCGCAGGGTATCCAGGGCTTTATCATCGAGTTGCCCATTCACTGGACGAAAGGGGAGGACAACGACTCCGGACAGAACCTGACCATCCTGGCTCTGCATCAGGAGGCAGCGCCTAGGGAGGGGATCCAAGCCGAGGGACCCATGCTTGCCCAGACCCCATCCACCCCCAAGGAGACCCCCGCATGA
- a CDS encoding FAD-dependent oxidoreductase codes for MATTWICSVCGYVHTGETPLPACPLCGAPEEHFAPALPEDSPVLAPPEAWRCSICGHLVEGMEPPGSCPLCAAGPEAFEPVEAPGAPTGLMDLQTPILVVGGGIAGLSAVEAIREAAPHCPLDFLCLEPEPPYHRLNLTRYLAGELDGTDLTVRPESWYRLQGIGLHLGCEVARIDRTVRNVHLKDGRTFPYHRLILSTGAHPFMPPMEGIRKRNLFTLRSRRDADAILAALRPAIPVAVVGGGILGLETAAALVRRGARVTVIESGTRLLPRQLDPEGSALLETWASTQGISIHKEGRTEAILGDESVAGLRLSGGTELAVEMVVVAAGVRANTWVAREAGLAVDQGVIVDDALFTSDPAILAAGDASVHRGIAYGTWGPAMAQGRLAGFNALGRGLRFEGMPRANMLKVLGIDLFSLGSLEAPDGASVILKQRDEGSYQALHLRDERLTGALFVGTTRLAAAARKAMESGLRLRSSPADGFQAVADELLHAVGQTAGKSSVTTRAPKATENQLPSARPDHQPLSEGESMKTYICSVCGYTHVGESAPDKCPQCGAPAEKFTMKVEGVARVWADEHRIGIAQGLDAEVVQGLKENFMAECTEVGMYLAMARQADREGYPEVGEAYKRIAFEEADHASRFAELLGEVVYADTKKNLTLRADAECGATEGKLALAKRAKELGYDAIHDTVHEMCKDEARHGCAFQGLLKRHFNA; via the coding sequence ATGGCCACCACCTGGATATGCTCGGTTTGCGGCTACGTCCACACCGGTGAGACCCCCCTGCCCGCTTGCCCCCTCTGTGGCGCCCCCGAGGAACACTTCGCCCCTGCCCTCCCGGAGGACAGCCCTGTCCTGGCCCCTCCCGAGGCTTGGCGCTGTTCCATCTGCGGCCACCTCGTCGAAGGGATGGAGCCTCCCGGGTCCTGTCCGCTCTGTGCCGCCGGCCCCGAGGCCTTCGAGCCCGTGGAAGCTCCCGGAGCCCCCACCGGCCTCATGGACCTCCAGACCCCCATCCTGGTGGTGGGCGGCGGCATCGCAGGCCTCTCAGCCGTGGAGGCCATCCGGGAGGCTGCCCCCCACTGCCCCCTGGACTTCCTCTGTCTGGAGCCCGAGCCGCCCTACCATCGCCTCAACCTCACCCGCTACCTGGCAGGGGAGTTGGACGGCACTGACCTCACAGTCCGCCCGGAGTCCTGGTACCGGCTGCAGGGCATCGGACTGCACCTCGGGTGCGAGGTCGCCCGGATCGACCGGACGGTCCGGAATGTCCACCTGAAGGATGGCAGAACCTTTCCCTATCACCGTCTCATCCTCAGCACCGGCGCCCATCCCTTCATGCCCCCGATGGAGGGCATCCGGAAGCGCAACCTCTTCACCCTCCGCAGCAGGCGGGATGCCGACGCCATCCTGGCGGCCCTCCGCCCGGCCATACCTGTGGCCGTGGTGGGGGGCGGCATCCTGGGCCTGGAGACCGCCGCGGCCCTGGTCAGACGGGGCGCCCGGGTGACCGTGATCGAATCCGGGACCCGGCTCCTCCCCCGGCAGCTTGACCCTGAAGGCAGCGCCCTGCTGGAGACCTGGGCTTCGACCCAGGGCATCAGCATTCACAAGGAAGGCCGCACCGAAGCCATCCTGGGCGACGAGAGCGTGGCCGGGCTGCGCCTCTCCGGTGGCACCGAACTGGCCGTGGAGATGGTGGTGGTGGCCGCAGGTGTCCGGGCCAACACCTGGGTGGCCCGGGAGGCCGGGCTGGCGGTGGACCAGGGGGTGATTGTGGACGATGCCCTCTTCACCTCCGATCCCGCCATCCTGGCGGCGGGGGATGCCAGTGTGCATCGCGGCATCGCCTATGGCACCTGGGGCCCGGCCATGGCCCAGGGCCGCCTGGCGGGATTCAATGCCCTTGGCCGGGGACTGCGCTTCGAAGGCATGCCCCGGGCCAACATGCTCAAGGTCCTGGGCATCGACCTCTTCAGCCTGGGAAGCCTGGAGGCCCCGGACGGCGCTTCGGTGATCCTGAAGCAGCGGGACGAGGGCAGCTATCAGGCCCTGCACCTCCGGGACGAGCGCCTGACGGGCGCCCTCTTCGTGGGGACGACGCGGCTCGCCGCCGCCGCCCGCAAGGCCATGGAGTCCGGGCTCAGGCTCCGGAGCTCCCCCGCCGATGGATTCCAGGCTGTCGCAGATGAACTTCTCCACGCGGTGGGGCAGACCGCCGGAAAATCCTCCGTAACAACCCGTGCCCCCAAAGCAACTGAGAACCAGTTGCCTTCTGCCAGGCCCGATCATCAACCCCTCTCCGAAGGAGAATCCATGAAGACCTATATCTGCTCTGTCTGCGGTTACACCCACGTCGGCGAGTCCGCCCCCGACAAGTGTCCCCAGTGCGGCGCCCCCGCCGAGAAGTTCACCATGAAGGTGGAGGGTGTGGCCCGCGTCTGGGCCGACGAGCACCGCATCGGCATCGCCCAGGGCCTGGACGCTGAGGTCGTGCAGGGCCTGAAGGAGAACTTCATGGCTGAGTGCACCGAGGTGGGCATGTACCTGGCCATGGCCCGCCAGGCCGATCGCGAGGGCTACCCCGAGGTGGGTGAGGCCTACAAGCGCATCGCCTTTGAAGAGGCCGACCACGCCTCCCGCTTCGCCGAGCTCCTGGGCGAGGTGGTCTACGCCGACACCAAGAAGAACCTGACCCTCCGGGCCGACGCCGAGTGCGGCGCCACCGAGGGCAAGCTCGCCCTGGCCAAGCGCGCCAAGGAGCTGGGCTACGACGCCATCCACGACACCGTGCACGAGATGTGCAAGGACGAGGCCCGTCACGGCTGCGCCTTCCAGGGCCTGCTGAAGCGCCACTTCAACGCCTGA